The nucleotide sequence GACGGGGAGAGCATGTTTCCAAAAAAATTTAAACATTCAGCCCTTCCGCTGGCACGGACCAAGAGGCTCTACGAACCAAGGAGAATTGCTCATGGCTATTGACAACAAGAGCACCCCGACCGACGACCTGGTAATTGACACCATCCAGCTGCTTGCTGGAAAAACCAAGGCCGACCCAAACCCTGATGAATTGGAACAATTGAAACGTCTGATCAAAAAGAATGTCCCATTCACACTTCGTGGCTATTTTATGGCCTATTTGCTCAGGGAAGTCCTGCAGGCAAATACCCCGAAAAAGGCTGGGTCAAGACCAGCACCAAAGGCAAAGCGAGAAGCTCCTGCAAAGAAAGAGGAGCCAAAGGATGAGAAAGAGAGCCAGCAACCCCGTAAGAAAGCTCCCAGGACTCTTCCAGAGGGAGCAAGGACACTGTATTTGAACATTGGCAAGATGAAGAGACTGTACACCAAGGAACTGAGCCAGATCCTGCAAACAGAGCTTGGTATCGAAAGAGATGACATTTACAGCATCCG is from uncultured Sphaerochaeta sp. and encodes:
- a CDS encoding DbpA RNA binding domain-containing protein — translated: MAIDNKSTPTDDLVIDTIQLLAGKTKADPNPDELEQLKRLIKKNVPFTLRGYFMAYLLREVLQANTPKKAGSRPAPKAKREAPAKKEEPKDEKESQQPRKKAPRTLPEGARTLYLNIGKMKRLYTKELSQILQTELGIERDDIYSIRIHDKYSFISMSEENCEKAIEKLNGMDIRGRTASISYSNKE